A window of Bacillus thermozeamaize genomic DNA:
GCTCCATGACAACACCCATATCATGTTCGATGAGGACGACGGTGATGCCTCGCTCCTCGTTAATATCCAGGATGAAACGCGCCATATCCTCTTTTTCTTCGTTGTTCATCCCTGCCATCGGCTCATCCAGGAGCAGCAACTTCGGTTCCGAAACCAAAGCCCTTCCCAGTTCAACCCGCTTTTGCAAACCGTACGGCAACATGCCTACAGGCTGGTGGCGAATATGCTCAATTTCCAAAAAATCGATCACATCCTCCACCGCTTCCCTGTGGGCCACTTCTTCCCGCTGCGCTTTTCCCCAGTAGAGGCCGCCGGAAAGAATGCCCGTCTTCATCAGCACATGGCGGCCCAGCATCAGGTTTTCCAAGACCGTCATGTGCTTAAACAGCTCGATGTTCTGAAAGGAGCGCGCAATGCCCAGCGCCGTACGCTGATAGGGCTTCATTTTCGTGATCTCTTTACCGTCAAAGTAAATGGAACCTCCCGACGGTTTATAGAGGCCGCTGATGCAATTGAGCATACTGGTCTTCCCCGCTCCGTTGGGGCCAATGAGGGAAAAAATCTCATTCTCTTCGACAGAGAAACTGACATCGGTTAAAACCTTGACGCCTCCGAATTGCAAAGAGACCTGATCGACATCCAACAGCCCCATCGTGAACCCCCTTGTTGATGTGGTTATCTCAACTACATCATTATCATCCAAAAGTTAGATTAGTTTGTCAAGTAATAGATCGATTCTTTCCAAATTTTTTATTACACATTTTTAAACTTTTGTTCTTAATATTTATGTTATTATTTTATAGTTTGAACAATCCTTCAAATACAAAACGGATCGACATGGAAATGGATCGCCTCCATGCGTTATACTTTTTGCATCAATCAATATTGCGAGATTCCGACAAACGCTGCGGGGTGGATTAAGGGGCCAGCGGCACGTCAAAAATAATGTCAACAACGCAGATAGCGAGGGATGGCATGATCTGTTTTATTGTCAACGGCGTTTCTGGCAACGGCAGGGGACACCGGGTGTGGAAACACGTAGAGCGGCTGCTTTTGGAAAAACAAGTGGATTATGATGTGGTGTTTACGGAGGGGCCCAAACATGCGACCCATATCGCCAGGGAACTGGCACAACAAAAAAACGTCCGCGCCGTGATCGCCATTGGCGGGGACGGTACCTTGCACGAGGTAGCCAACGGCTTGGCGGGATCGGAAATCCCGCTCGGCTCCATCCCGGCGGGATCGGGCAATGACTTTGCCAGAGCATTGCAAATACCGAAACAACGCAAACGAGCGCTAGAGCGCGTGTTGTCTGGAGAAAAACAGCAAATCGACCTCGCCTATATCAACCAGGATATCTTTCTCATTGCCGCCGGGATCGGGTTTGACGCGCAAGTGGCAAAAGCGACAAACCAGTCACGATACAAGAAATGGCTGAATCTCTTCCGGTTAGGATCGGTCAGTTATGTCGTGGGTTTTTTCAAGGAGTTGTTCCGTTTCCGACCTGCGGAAGTACGCCTGGTTATTGATGAACGGGAACATACCTTCAAAGATGTGTGGCTCGTCGCCGTCGCCAATACCCCGTACTATGGGGGCGGCATGATGATCTGTCCACAGGCGAAATGTGACGATGGCCTGCTGCATGTATGTGTCGTTCACGGAATTTCCCGTTGGAAATTGCTCACCTTGTTCCCTCGCGT
This region includes:
- a CDS encoding ABC transporter ATP-binding protein; the encoded protein is MGLLDVDQVSLQFGGVKVLTDVSFSVEENEIFSLIGPNGAGKTSMLNCISGLYKPSGGSIYFDGKEITKMKPYQRTALGIARSFQNIELFKHMTVLENLMLGRHVLMKTGILSGGLYWGKAQREEVAHREAVEDVIDFLEIEHIRHQPVGMLPYGLQKRVELGRALVSEPKLLLLDEPMAGMNNEEKEDMARFILDINEERGITVVLIEHDMGVVMELSHRIAVLDFGRRIGYGKPEEVQNDPRVIEAYLGQEAV
- a CDS encoding lipid kinase, yielding MICFIVNGVSGNGRGHRVWKHVERLLLEKQVDYDVVFTEGPKHATHIARELAQQKNVRAVIAIGGDGTLHEVANGLAGSEIPLGSIPAGSGNDFARALQIPKQRKRALERVLSGEKQQIDLAYINQDIFLIAAGIGFDAQVAKATNQSRYKKWLNLFRLGSVSYVVGFFKELFRFRPAEVRLVIDEREHTFKDVWLVAVANTPYYGGGMMICPQAKCDDGLLHVCVVHGISRWKLLTLFPRVFFGTHIYHRAVTIVTGQRFKITSSVPLTVHGDGEILGETPLELDIKQKGLYIV